One Candidatus Krumholzibacteriota bacterium DNA window includes the following coding sequences:
- a CDS encoding MFS transporter, whose translation NPPAGYRPAGWSPPVASGGAAATGAVDLSSGEMLRTPQFWGLWLMFTGSALAGLMVIGVIRLFGIDALQASGARTAATAGITAGTAMAWYAILNGLGRIVWGTVSDRIGRKIALFLMCLFQGVIMLLFFRMGHTVAGLVAGACIIGFNFGGNFALFPAATADFFGNRNLGTNYGWVFLAYGVAGIAGPQIAGYFKDAAAGDVGAWVRPFVIAGVSCLVAAVIALFLKAPKTHGNAAS comes from the coding sequence AGAACCCGCCCGCCGGCTACCGGCCGGCCGGCTGGTCGCCGCCGGTCGCCTCGGGCGGCGCGGCGGCGACCGGCGCCGTCGATCTCTCGAGCGGCGAGATGCTCCGGACGCCGCAGTTCTGGGGGCTCTGGCTGATGTTCACCGGCTCGGCCCTCGCCGGCCTCATGGTGATCGGCGTGATCCGCCTCTTCGGGATCGACGCGTTGCAGGCGAGCGGCGCCCGGACGGCGGCGACGGCGGGGATCACCGCCGGCACGGCGATGGCCTGGTACGCCATCCTGAACGGCCTCGGCCGCATCGTCTGGGGAACCGTCTCCGACCGCATCGGCCGCAAGATCGCCCTCTTCCTGATGTGCCTTTTCCAGGGCGTCATCATGCTGCTCTTCTTCCGGATGGGGCACACCGTCGCCGGGCTCGTCGCCGGGGCGTGCATCATCGGCTTCAACTTCGGCGGCAACTTCGCCCTCTTCCCGGCGGCGACCGCCGATTTCTTCGGCAACCGCAACCTCGGTACGAACTACGGCTGGGTCTTCCTCGCCTACGGCGTCGCCGGGATCGCGGGGCCGCAGATCGCCGGCTACTTCAAGGACGCCGCCGCGGGAGACGTGGGGGCATGGGTCCGGCCATTCGTGATCGCCGGCGTCTCCTGCCTCGTCGCCGCGGTCATCGCGCTGTTCCTCAAGGCGCCGAAGACGCACGGCAACGCGGCGAGCTGA
- the folE gene encoding GTP cyclohydrolase I FolE, translated as MMLSSSRRAPAREGGPMQELIRRMLAEIGEDPDREGLVRTPERVEESLRFLTSGYREDVDEVLAGSIFEEEYDEMVIAKDISMYSMCEHHLLPFFGKCHVAYIPRGKIIGLSKIPRIVRIFSRRLQVQERLTNQIARTLMDHLNPMGVAVTIEAVHLCMAMRGVRKRDALIITSAMLGAFRSDSKTRMEFLNLIKGPDRHTW; from the coding sequence ATGATGCTATCCTCTTCCCGCCGCGCACCGGCGCGGGAAGGAGGCCCCATGCAGGAACTGATCCGCAGAATGCTCGCCGAGATCGGCGAGGATCCCGACCGCGAGGGGCTCGTGAGGACGCCCGAGCGTGTCGAGGAATCGCTCCGCTTCCTCACGAGCGGGTACCGCGAGGACGTCGACGAGGTCCTCGCCGGTTCGATCTTCGAGGAGGAGTACGACGAGATGGTCATCGCCAAGGACATCTCGATGTACAGCATGTGCGAGCATCACCTGCTCCCCTTCTTCGGCAAGTGCCACGTCGCCTACATCCCGCGGGGCAAGATCATCGGCCTGTCGAAGATCCCGCGGATCGTGCGGATCTTCTCGCGGCGCCTCCAGGTGCAGGAGCGGCTGACCAACCAGATCGCCCGGACGCTGATGGATCATCTCAACCCGATGGGTGTCGCCGTCACGATCGAGGCGGTCCATCTCTGCATGGCGATGCGGGGCGTGCGCAAGCGGGACGCCTTGATCATCACGAGCGCCATGCTCGGCGCCTTCCGCAGCGACTCCAAGACGCGCATGGAGTTCCTCAATCTCATCAAGGGTCCAGATCGGCACACATGGTGA